Below is a window of Streptomyces genisteinicus DNA.
ACCCCGATGCGGCGCCGCTCCTGGATGAACCGCTCCAGCTACTTCTGCCCGCGCTGCCAGCGCGCCCCGCGCCCCACCCCCTGATCCGTGCCACCCCCGGCCCGGGCCGCGGCCCGGCGGGACGGGCCCCTTAGGGTGCGGGCATGAGCCCGCAGAACTATCTCTCCGAACTGTTCGCTCTCGACGGCCGGGTGGCCGTGGTCACCGGCGGCAGCTCGGGTATCGGCAAGGCCATCGCCGGCGCCCTCGCACGGGCCGGGGCGAGCGTGGTGATCGTCGCGCGCAGGGAGGCGGAACTCGTCGCCGCCGTGGACGAACTGACCGCGGACGGCTGCCGGGCCGCCTGGGTCAGCGCCGACCTCGGCACCCGGGACGGGGTGCGCGCGGCGGCCGAGAAGGCGGCAGCGGTCTACGGCGAGCCCGACATCCTCGTCAACAACGCCGGCATCAACCTGCGGCCGCCCATGGGCGAGGTGGACGACGAGGTCTGGGACCGGACGATGGCGGTGAACCTGGAGGCGCCCCACCTGCTGAGCCAGCGCTTCGGACCGGGCATGGCGGCACGCGGTTTCGGGCGGATCATCCACGTCACCTCGCAGCAGGCGCACCGCGCGTTCGTGGACAGCGGCGCCTACGGAGTCTCCAAGGGAGCCCTCGAATCCCTGGCCCGTTCCCAGGCCGAGGCGTGGTCGCCCCACGGGGTCACCTGCAACACCCTCGTCCCGGGATTCGTCCTGACCCCGCTGAACGCGCGGCTCCAGTCGGACACCGAGAAGATCGGGGCCCTCGCGGCCCGCACGATGATCGGCCGCAACGGGCTGCCCGAGGACTTCGCCGGCGCGGCGGTCTTCCTCGCCGGCCGCGGCTCCGCCTACGTCACCGGCCAGTCGATCTTCGTCGACGGCGGCTTCTCGGTGCACTGACCGGCCCGGACACCGGTACGCGTGGGGGCCCGGGACGCCGTCCCGGGCCCCCACGCGTACGGGGTCGAGCCCTTCTCAGAAGCCGAAGTTCTGCGTCCACCACGGGCCGCCGTCGCCCATGTGGACACCGACGCCCATCGTCGTGAAGTCGCAGTTCAGGATGTTCGCCCGGTGGCCCTCGCTCTGCATCCAGGCGTTCATCACGGCCCCGGCGTCCGCCTGGCCGCGGGCGATGTTCTCGCCGCCGAGGCCGGAGACCCCCGCCTTGTCGGCGCGGTCCCACGGCGTGGCGCCGTCCGGGTTGGTGTGGTCGAAGAAGCCGCGGGCGGCCATGTCCGTCGAGTGGGCGCGGGCCAGGTTCGCCAGCGAGGTGCTCGCCTTGACCGGTGCGCAGCCGACCTGCGCGCGCTCCTCGTTGACCAGACCGAGCACGGCGGCCTCCGCTGCCGCGGCGCCCGAGGGCGCGGCGGTGGTCGGGGCGGGCCGTGCGGTGGAGGGCGCGGGAGCGGGAGCCTTCTCGCGGGCCGGGGCGGGCGCGGTCCGCTTCGCCGCGGGGGCCTCGGACTTCTTTGCCTCACGGGTCTTCTCGGCGGGCTTCTCCGACGGCGTGGCCGAGGGGGTCTTCGCCGGCGGCTTCGACGGGCTTGTGGAGGGCTCTGCCGTGCGGCTCGGCGACGGCGACGCCTCGTCGGTAGGGGAGGCGCTCGCGCCGCCCTGCGTCTGGAGCCGCGACGGCCCCTCGGTGCGTATCTCCGCGGGGGAGTCGCTGCCGGAGGAGCCGATGGTGTACGTGTCACCGCCGGGGACGAGCCCGGTGGTGACGGCCACGGCGCCGACGGCCATGGCGGCGGAGGCGCCGAGCAGCCCGGTCTTCACGGGCAGGCCCGCCCGCTTCCGGCGCGCGCCGCGGTGCCGGCGTGCCGACCCGTCCGCATGCTCTGCGGAGACGGGGGCGCCTGCGGAGCGTCGATGGCGACCCATCTGCTGTGCCTTCCTGGTTCGCGGCGCCGTCGCCGGTGCCGCCGGACATCGTCCCGAGCTCACCCGTACGAGTGAGCTCGGTGCGTCCGGACTGTACGCCATGGGGCAGCCGGGGCGATGTGATCCGTCCGCATTCGGCCGGTTACCGTGCACTCATGAACGACGATGCGCGACTCACCGCGTGGGTACGCGGCCGGGTACAGGGAGTGGGCTTCCGCTGGTTCACCAGGGAGAACGCCATGGCGATCGGCGGCCTGCGCGGCTTCGCCCTGAACCTGGACGACGGCCGGGTGCAGATCGTCGCCGAGGGCCCGCGTGAGAATTGCCACCGTCTGCTGGACTGGCTCTGCTCCGGCGACACTCCCGGACAGGTCGACGGCGTCACTGAGATCTGGGCCACGCCCCGGGGCGGATATCCGGACTTCGCGATCCGCTGAGCGGGACCCTGCGGGGTCGCTCTCCGGGGGGCCCCGAAGGACGCTCGGTGACCGCGCCGGACGTTCGCCGGAAGAGGAAAGCGCCTGGTGGTTGCCAAGAAGGGCTTGCCGTGCCAGGCTGCGGCGGGAAGGATGATCGCCACGCCCCCAGGGCCCCGCAGGTCAGGCACCGCCGCGTTCCGAGCGGCCGTACGCCCCCGGGCCGCCCGCCGATACGGGGCGTGATCGTGTTGACCGTCAAACTTTTTGGTGAGACGCTGGAATCCCCGCGCACCACAGCTGTCCGGCAGTGCGATCGCAGGCATCACGAGCAGGACAAGTAGCACAGCCGGAACCGCGGGTGCGAATCCCTCACGACCCACACCGCACCGCATCGGTCGGTCACTCATTGTGGAGGACCATCCATCATGGCAAAGGCGCTTCTCGGTTACGTCGGCGGTTCCGACCCGCGACTCCTCGCCGAGATGCGACGGCTTCAGCAGCGCGTCCAGGATCTGGAATCCGAGCTCGTACGGATCCAGACCGAGAAGGACGCGCTCAGCGCCGCCGTCGCTCAGCACCCGGCAGAGTCGCTGCTCGAAGGCATCGACATCGACGTGCCTCAGGCGGAGCCCGCTCTCACCTGAGTCAGGGCGCTGCCGGAGCTTCATCGCGCACCAGGATATGCAAGGGACGCCTCCGGCGTCCCTTCTTTCTTTGCCGCCCCCATCTGCCCGCCAGTGCCACCCCCGTGCGTGCGTCCTTACCGCATGATGTGCCCTGCGCGTTCAGTGGTGAAACCGTGAGTGAAAGGTAGAGTCCGGCGGCGTGCACCTCAAGGCCATGACCCTGCGCGGGTTCAAATCCTTCGCGTCCGCCACGACACTGCGCTTCGAACCGGGCATCACCTGTGTCGTCGGTCCCAACGGCTCCGGCAAGTCCAACGTGGTCGACGCGCTCTCCTGGGTCATGGGCGAGCAGGGCGCCAAGTCGCTGCGCGGCGGCAAGATGGAGGACGTCATCTTCGCCGGGACGACCGGGCGTCCGCCGCTCGGCCGTGCCGAGGTCTCCCTGACCATCGACAACTCCGACGGCGCGCTGCCCATCGAGTACGCCGAGGTCACCATCACGCGGATCATGTTCCGCAACGGCGGCAGCGAGTACCAGATCAACGGGGACACCTGCCGGCTGCTCGACATCCAGGACCTGCTCTCCGACTCCGGCATCGGCCGCGAGATGCACGTGATCGTCGGTCAGGGCCAGCTCGACTCCGTGCTGCACGCCGACCCGATGGGCCGCCGGGCCTTCATCGAGGAGGCCGCGGGTGTCCTCAAGCACCGCAAGCGCAAGGAGAAGGCGCTGCGGAAACTGGATGCCATGCAGGCCAACCTGGCGCGCGTGCAGGACCTGACCGACGAACTGCGGCGCCAGCTCAAGCCGCTGGGACGCCAGGCGGCAGTCGCCCGCCGGGCCGCCGTCATCCAGGCCGACCTCCGCGACGCCCGGCTGCGCCTCCTCGCCGACGACCTGGTGCGGCTGCGCGAGGCGCTGCACACGGAGATCGCCGACGAGGCCGAGCTCAAGCGGCGCAAGGAGAGCGCCGAGGCCGAACTGAAGGCGGCGCTGGCACGGGAGGCCGCGCTGGAGGACGAGGTGCGCCGGCTGGCTCCGCGGCTGACCCGCGCGCAGCAGAACTTCTACGACCTCTCGCAGCTCGCCGAACGGGTCCGCGGCACCGTCTCCCTGGCCGACGCCCGGGTCAGGAGCGCCACCGACCGGCCGGCCGAGGAGCGGCGCGGCCGGGACCCGGAGGACATGGAGCGCGAGGCCGCCCGGGTCAGGGAGCAGGAGGCCGAACTCGCCGCTGCCCTCGAGGCCGCTGAGCGCGCCCTGGAGGACACGGTGGAGCACCGCGCCGAGCTGGAGCGGCAGCTCACCGTGGAGGAGCGCAGGCTCAGGGACGTCGCACGGGCCATCGCCGACCGGCGCGAGGGGCTGGCGCGACTGAACGGGCAGGTCAACGCGGCCCGTTCGCGTGCGGCGTCGGCGCAGGCCGAGATCGACCGGCTGGCCGCCGCCCGGGACGAGGCGCAGGAGCGGGCCGTCGCGGCCCAGGAGGAGTACGAGGCGCTGAAGGCCGAGGTCGACGGGCTGGACGCGGACGACTCGGCCCTTGCCGGCGAGCACGAGGCGGCCAAGCGGGACCTGGCCGCGGCGGAGTCGGCCCTCACCGCCGCCCGCGAGGAACTCACCTCGGCCGAACGCCGCCGTGCCGCCGTCGCCGCCCGGCGCGAGGCCCTCGCGCTCGGGCTGCGCCGCAAGGACGGCACGGGCGTGCTCCTCGGGGCGGGCGACCGGCTCGGCGGACTGCTGGGCCCGGCCGCGGAGCTGCTGACCGTGACGCCCGGGTACGAGATCCCGGTCGCCGCGGCACTCGGCGCCGCGGCGGACGCCGTCGCGGTCACCGGCACCGCCACGGCGGCGGAGGCGATCCGGCTGCTGCGCAAGCAGGACGGCGGGCGGGCGGCGCTGCTGCTCGCGGGGGCCGGCGAGGACGGGCATCTCCCGGAGGGGGAGGGTGCGGGCGGCCATCCGTACGCGGCGCGACTGGTCGCGGGGCCCGACGACCTGATGCCGGCCGTGCGCCGGCTGCTGCGGGGCACGGTCGTCGTCGGCACGCTGGAGGACGCCGAGGACCTGGTCCACGCCAGGCCGGAGCTGACCGCGGTCACCGCCGAGGGCGATGTGGTCGGGGCCCACTTCGCCCAGGGCGGCTCGGCCGGTGCGCCGAGCCTGCTGGAGGTGCAGGCCTCCGTCGACGAGGCGGCCGCCGAGCTCGACCAGCTCGACGAGAGGTGCGCGCGGCTGACCGGCGTCCAGCGGGAGGCCGCCGCACGCCGGAGCGCCGCCGCCGCGCTCGTGGACGAGCTGGGGGAGCGCAGGCGCGCGGCCGAGCGGGAGAAGTCGAGCGTCTCGGGGCAGCTCGGCAGGCTCGCGGGGCAGGCGAGGGGCGCCGCGGGCGAGGCGGAGCGGGCGGGGGCCGCCGCGGCGCGGGCGCAGGAGGCCCTGGAACGGGCGCGCGAGGAGGCCGAGGAGCTGGCCGAGCGTCTGCTGGTGGCCGAGGAGACTCCCGTCGAGGAGGAGCCCGACACCCATGTCCGCGACCGGCTCGCGGCGGACGGGGCCAACGCGCGGCAGACCGAGATGGAGGCCCGCCTCCAGGTCCGTACGCACGAGGAGCGGGTGAAGGGGCTCGCGGGAAGGGCGGACGCCCTCGACCGCGGAGCCCGCGCCGAGCGCGAGGCACGGGCCCGCGCGGAGCAGCTGCGGGCGCGGATGCGTCACGAGGCGCAGGTCGCGGGAGCGGTGGCGAGCGGAGCCCGCCAGCTGCTCGCCCATGTCGAGGTGTCACTGGTCCGGGCGGAGGCGGAACGTGCCGCCGCCGA
It encodes the following:
- a CDS encoding SDR family NAD(P)-dependent oxidoreductase, with amino-acid sequence MSPQNYLSELFALDGRVAVVTGGSSGIGKAIAGALARAGASVVIVARREAELVAAVDELTADGCRAAWVSADLGTRDGVRAAAEKAAAVYGEPDILVNNAGINLRPPMGEVDDEVWDRTMAVNLEAPHLLSQRFGPGMAARGFGRIIHVTSQQAHRAFVDSGAYGVSKGALESLARSQAEAWSPHGVTCNTLVPGFVLTPLNARLQSDTEKIGALAARTMIGRNGLPEDFAGAAVFLAGRGSAYVTGQSIFVDGGFSVH
- a CDS encoding CAP domain-containing protein — protein: MGRHRRSAGAPVSAEHADGSARRHRGARRKRAGLPVKTGLLGASAAMAVGAVAVTTGLVPGGDTYTIGSSGSDSPAEIRTEGPSRLQTQGGASASPTDEASPSPSRTAEPSTSPSKPPAKTPSATPSEKPAEKTREAKKSEAPAAKRTAPAPAREKAPAPAPSTARPAPTTAAPSGAAAAEAAVLGLVNEERAQVGCAPVKASTSLANLARAHSTDMAARGFFDHTNPDGATPWDRADKAGVSGLGGENIARGQADAGAVMNAWMQSEGHRANILNCDFTTMGVGVHMGDGGPWWTQNFGF
- a CDS encoding acylphosphatase, encoding MNDDARLTAWVRGRVQGVGFRWFTRENAMAIGGLRGFALNLDDGRVQIVAEGPRENCHRLLDWLCSGDTPGQVDGVTEIWATPRGGYPDFAIR
- the smc gene encoding chromosome segregation protein SMC, with the translated sequence MHLKAMTLRGFKSFASATTLRFEPGITCVVGPNGSGKSNVVDALSWVMGEQGAKSLRGGKMEDVIFAGTTGRPPLGRAEVSLTIDNSDGALPIEYAEVTITRIMFRNGGSEYQINGDTCRLLDIQDLLSDSGIGREMHVIVGQGQLDSVLHADPMGRRAFIEEAAGVLKHRKRKEKALRKLDAMQANLARVQDLTDELRRQLKPLGRQAAVARRAAVIQADLRDARLRLLADDLVRLREALHTEIADEAELKRRKESAEAELKAALAREAALEDEVRRLAPRLTRAQQNFYDLSQLAERVRGTVSLADARVRSATDRPAEERRGRDPEDMEREAARVREQEAELAAALEAAERALEDTVEHRAELERQLTVEERRLRDVARAIADRREGLARLNGQVNAARSRAASAQAEIDRLAAARDEAQERAVAAQEEYEALKAEVDGLDADDSALAGEHEAAKRDLAAAESALTAAREELTSAERRRAAVAARREALALGLRRKDGTGVLLGAGDRLGGLLGPAAELLTVTPGYEIPVAAALGAAADAVAVTGTATAAEAIRLLRKQDGGRAALLLAGAGEDGHLPEGEGAGGHPYAARLVAGPDDLMPAVRRLLRGTVVVGTLEDAEDLVHARPELTAVTAEGDVVGAHFAQGGSAGAPSLLEVQASVDEAAAELDQLDERCARLTGVQREAAARRSAAAALVDELGERRRAAEREKSSVSGQLGRLAGQARGAAGEAERAGAAAARAQEALERAREEAEELAERLLVAEETPVEEEPDTHVRDRLAADGANARQTEMEARLQVRTHEERVKGLAGRADALDRGARAEREARARAEQLRARMRHEAQVAGAVASGARQLLAHVEVSLVRAEAERAAAEAAKAERETELTAARSAGRDLKAELDKLTDSVHRGEVLGAEKRMRIEQLETRALEELGVEPAGLVSEYGPGRLVPPSPPAEGEELPEDPEHPRNLPRPFVRVEQEKRLRSAERAYQQLGKVNPLALEEFSALEERHQFLSEQLEDLKKTRADLLQVVKEVDERVEQVFTEAYRDTAREFEGVFSRLFPGGEGRLVLTDPDNMLTTGVDVEARPPGKKVKRLSLLSGGERSLTAVAMLVSIFKARPSPFYVMDEVEAALDDTNLQRLIRIMQELQESSQLIVITHQKRTMEVADALYGVSMQGDGVSKVISQRLR